In Patulibacter sp. SYSU D01012, a single window of DNA contains:
- a CDS encoding TetR/AcrR family transcriptional regulator — protein MPTPSTDRLPSRPWRGVSADDRVADRRERLLQAGLEVFGTVGYAGGTVADVCATAGLTRRYFYAAFANREALLLAVAERIVDDAFAALAPELRDLDRGVEAVARDAFGAFVAALVDDPRRARVLLVETVGVGPEFEERRRELLRRLSDLFRDAGRAILGDAAPPPLDTELTARALMGAAIELLVAHVRGEIVVERAQLVAHLSRIFDRAAPVTSTPEAP, from the coding sequence GTGCCGACGCCGTCCACCGACCGCCTGCCCTCCCGCCCCTGGCGCGGCGTCAGCGCCGACGACCGCGTCGCCGACCGCCGCGAGCGCCTGCTGCAGGCGGGCCTCGAGGTGTTCGGCACCGTCGGGTACGCCGGCGGGACGGTCGCCGACGTCTGCGCCACCGCCGGCCTGACGCGCCGCTACTTCTACGCCGCGTTCGCCAACCGCGAGGCGCTGCTGCTCGCGGTCGCGGAGCGGATCGTCGACGACGCCTTCGCGGCGCTGGCGCCCGAGCTGCGCGACCTCGACCGTGGCGTCGAGGCCGTGGCGCGCGACGCGTTCGGGGCGTTCGTCGCCGCGCTCGTCGACGACCCGCGCCGCGCCCGGGTGCTGCTGGTCGAGACGGTCGGCGTCGGCCCGGAGTTCGAGGAGCGCCGGCGCGAGCTGCTGCGGCGCCTGAGCGACCTGTTCCGCGACGCGGGCCGGGCGATCCTCGGCGACGCCGCCCCGCCGCCGCTCGACACCGAGCTGACCGCGCGCGCCCTGATGGGCGCCGCCATCGAGCTGCTCGTCGCCCACGTCCGCGGCGAGATCGTCGTCGAGCGCGCCCAGCTCGTCGCCCACCTGTCGCGGATCTTCGACCGCGCCGCCCCCGTCACGAGCACGCCCGAGGCCCCATGA